A window of Oncorhynchus nerka isolate Pitt River linkage group LG4, Oner_Uvic_2.0, whole genome shotgun sequence contains these coding sequences:
- the LOC115118502 gene encoding uncharacterized protein LOC115118502, with protein sequence MEISARSISTPDCEVPSSGSSQTSFRPGPLRFGSTEGGSATNAYKPSFSQDVMQYQSNSASRSVSTSNQYAQTSGQRIDGASTSSRGMPTSSLASRSSLFRPSSTASGNSYGAYKPGSDLGATPSQSLFTSNQGGRGSTYSQNLLAKPAQGKYGQMSAQWGSYQPSYAASSGPVSSLFSSTQAASSSTFIQNAPATAQKPSGSKPVPSQRYQPSYLFNAVKSNTSSARRPTQSLLSSSYGPTQSRTSSASSINPRRFALTMHSIPELYGGSTIHRLIDPTR encoded by the coding sequence ATGGAGATCTCTGCCCGGTCAATTTCCACTCCTGACTGTGAAGTTCCCTCAAGTGGTTCTTCACAAACTTCATTTAGACCAGGTCCTCTGCGTTTTGGTTCTACTGAAGGTGGGAGTGCAACAAACGCCTACAAGCCTAGCTTCTCCCAAGATGTCATGCAATACCAGAGCAACTCTGCCAGTAGAAGTGTTTCAACTTCCAATCAATATGCCCAAACCTCTGGCCAGAGAATAGATGGAGCCTCTACCTCAAGTCGCGGCATGCCCACTTCTAGCCTGGCCTCTCGCTCCAGTCTTTTTCGCCCCAGCTCTACAGCTAGTGGAAACTCCTATGGCGCCTACAAGCCTGGCTCTGACCTTGGTGCAACACCAAGCCAAAGCCTGTTTACCTCTAACCAAGGTGGAAGGGGTTCAACATACAGCCAGAATCTCCTTGCAAAACCTGCCCAAGGGAAGTACGGACAAATGTCTGCTCAGTGGGGGAGCTACCAGCCCAGCTATGCTGCCAGTAGTGGGCCAGTCTCCAGCCTCTTCAGTTCTACCCAGGCTGCCAGTTCTTCAACATTCATCCAGAATGCTCCTGCCACAGCCCAGAAGCCAAGTGGCTCTAAACCTGTCCCCAGTCAACGCTATCAGCCCAGCTATTTGTTCAATGCAGTGAAGTCCAACACTAGCTCTGCCAGACGTCCCACCCAGAGCCTCTTGTCTAGCAGCTATGGCCCTACCCAGAGCAGGACCAGCAGTGCCAGCTCGATCAACCCTCGCCGCTTTGCCCTGACCATGCACAGCATCCCAGAATTGTACGGCGGATCTACAATCCACCGGCTCATAGACCCTACTCGGTAG